One segment of Platichthys flesus chromosome 15, fPlaFle2.1, whole genome shotgun sequence DNA contains the following:
- the ddx46 gene encoding probable ATP-dependent RNA helicase DDX46 — protein sequence MGRESRHYRKRSASRGRSGSRSKSRSPDKRSKKEDRDRDRSRRERSRSKDRRRTRSRDRKRPRRSRSRERRRSRSRERRRSGSRSRARRSRSGSPNKSRRTDEKSRGKEEENIDPLSEKKKVKEEKEDEKIEDQDFDQNKLEEEMRKRKERVEKWRLEQRQKAITSIGELKKELEEMKQGKKWSLEDDEDDDEEGSAPMEGDDDDDGEEKEEKKEMEIKEEKKEEEVEEEEEEEEKETPMEQVEEEDDIDTLDAYMEEVKQEVKKFNMGGVKGNDQTGAISMSKVMTVMKTKKGPNTHKKKGELMENDQDAMEYSSEEEEVDLQTALTGFQTKTRKVLEPVDHGKIEYEPYRKNFYVEVPELAKMTQEDVNTYRLDLEGIVVKGKGCPKPIKTWVQCGISMKILHAMKKHSYDKPTPIQAQAIPAIMSGRDLIGIAKTGSGKTIAFLLPMFRHIMDQRPLEESEGPISIIMTPTRELALQITKECKKFSKSLGLRVVCVYGGTGISEQIAELKRGAEIIVCTPGRMIDMLGANSGRVTNLRRATYVVLDEADRMFDMGFEPQVMRIVDNVRPDRQTVMFSATFPRAMEALARRILIKPLEVQVGGRSVVCSDVEQHVLVIDEDKKFLKLLEILGHYQEKGSVIIFVDKQEHADGLLKDLMKASYPCMSLHGGIDQYDRDSIINDFKNGACRLMVATSVAARGLDVKQLILVVNYNCPNHYEDYVHRAGRTGRAGNKGFAYTFITGDQVRYAGDIIKALELSSSPVPTELEQLWASFKDQQKLEGKTIKSSSGFSGKGFKFDETEHALANERKKLQKAALGLQDSDDEDGALDIEEQIESMFNSKKRVKDLSAPGSASGPAGSVSNTSSGGGGGMPGAGPPSAGNIQKLEMAKRLALKINAQKNLGAEAQDVMQQATNAILRGGTIMTPSVSAKTIAEQLAEKINAKLNYTPVEKLEEERQAAEQAETVKRYEEELEINDFPQTARWKVTSKEALQRIGEYSEAAITIRGTYFPPGKEPKEGERKIYLAIESANELAVQKAKTEITRLIKEELIRLQNSYQPTSKSRYKVL from the exons ATGGGACGCGAGTCGAG ACACTACAGGAAGCGCTCAGCGTCTCGGGGACGCTCAGGCAGCCGCTCGAAGAGCCGCTCTCCGGACAAACGCTCCAAGAAGGAGGACCGGGACCGAGAccggagcaggagggagaggtcCCGGAGCAAGGACCGCCGCAGAACCCGGTCCAGAGACAGGAAACGACCTAG GCGATCcaggagcagagaaagaaggaggtccagaagcagagaaagaaggaggtcaggcagcaggagcagagccCGGAGGTCCAGATCTGGCAGCCCCAACAAGAGCAGGAGAACAGATGAAAA ATCAAGgggcaaagaggaggaaaacatcGACCCTTtatctgaaaagaaaaaggttaaagaggagaaagaggatgaAAAGATTGAGGAT caaGACTTTGACCAGaacaagctggaggaggagatgaggaagaggaaggagcggGTGGAGAAGTGGAGATTAGAGCAGAGGCAGAAGGCAATCACAAGCATCGGAGAGCTCAAGAAGGAACTGGAGGAGATGAAACAGGGAAAGAAGTGGAGCCTCGAGGATGATGAAG ACGATGACGAGGAAGGTTCAGCACCTATGGAGGGAGACGATGATGACgatggagaagagaaagaggagaagaaagagatggagataaaggaggagaagaaagaggaggaggtggaggaagaggaggaggaggaagagaaggagactCCTATGGAgcaggtggaagaggaggacgacaTTGATACTCTGGACGcctacatggaggaggtgaagcaggaggtgaagaagtTCAACATGGGAGGAGTGAAGGGAAATGATCAG ACAGGAGCGATATCAATGTCTAAGGTTATGACTGTTATGAAAACCAAGAAAGGACCCAACACTCACAAGAAGAAGGGTGAGCTGATGGAGAATGACCAGGATGCCATGGAG TActcatcagaggaggaggaggtggatctGCAAACAGCTCTGACAGGTTTCCAGACCAAAACAAGGAAAGTCCTGGAGCCTGTTGACCACGGCAAGATCGAGTACGAGCCGTACCGTAAAAACTTCTATGTGGAGGTGCCTGAGTTGGCCAAGATGACTCAAGAAG ACGTGAACACTTACAGGTTGGACCTGGAAGGCATTGTTGTTAAAGGGAAGGGCTGCCCGAAACCCATCAAGACCTGGGTGCAGTGTGGGATATCAATGAAGATCCTTCATGCAATGAAAAA GCACAGCTACGACAAACCCACCCCCATCCAGGCCCAGGCCATCCCTGCCATTATGTCCGGCCGAGACCTCATTGGCATCGCTAAGACCGGCAGTGGGAAAACCATAGCCTTCCTGTTGCCCATGTTCCGACACATAATGGACCAGAGGCCCCTGGAAGAGTCTGAGGGACCCATCA GTATAATCATGACTCCAACCAGAGAGTTGGCTCTGCAGATCACCAAGGAGTGTAAGAAGTTCTCCAAGTCGCTGGGGCTCAgggtggtgtgtgtttatggaggCACTGGTATCAGCGAACAG ATTGCtgagctgaagagaggagctgagatCATTGTGTGTACACCAGGAAGAATGATTGACATGTTGGGGGCCAACAGTG GCCGAGTCACTAACCTGCGAAGAGCTACATATGTAGTGTTGGATGAAGCAGACAGGATGTTTGACATGGGCTTTGAGCCGCAG GTGATGCGTATCGTGGACAATGTGCGCCCAGACCGTCAGACAGTCATGTTTTCAGCGACCTTCCCCAGAGCCATGGAAGCACTGGCTCGTAGGATCCTGATAAAGCCTCTTGAGGTCCAGGTGGGAGGCCGCAGTGTCGTCTGCTCAGATGTGGAACAACATGTG CTGGTGATTGATGAGGACAAGAAgttcctgaagctgctggagatTCTTGGTCACTACCAGGAGAAGGGCTCAGTCATTATCTTTGTGGACAAACAGGAGCACGCGGACGGGTTGCTGAAAGACCTGATGAAAGCGTCATACCCATGCATGTCACTGCATGGAG GAATTGACCAGTACGACAGAGACAGCATCATCAATGACTTCAAGAATGGGGCTTGTCGCCTCATGGTGGCCACCTCAGTGGCAGCAAGAGGCCTTGACGTCAAGCAGCTGATCCTGGTGGTCAATTACAATTGCCCCAACCACTATGAGGACTATGTCCATAGGGCTGGGCGCACGGGCAGAGCAGGTAACAAG GGATTCGCTTACACCTTCATCACAGGGGACCAGGTTCGCTATGCTGGTGACATCATCAAAGCGTTAGAACTCTCATCTTCTCCTGTCCCTACAGAGCTGGAGCAGCTCTGGGCCTCCTTCAAAGACCAACAGAAATTG GAGGGTAAGACAATTAAGAGCAGCAGCGGCTTCTCAGGAAAAGGCTTCAAGTTTGACGAGACAGAACACGCGTTGGCCAatgagaggaagaagctgcagaaAGCTGCTCTCGGCCTGCAGGACTCTGACGACGAGGACGGAGCGCTGGAT ATTGAGGAGCAGATAGAGAGTATGTTCAACTCCAAGAAGAGGGTAAAAGACCTGTCTGCCCCCGGGTCGGCATCTGGTCCCGCTGGATCAGTTTCCAACACATCTtctggtggtggaggggggatGCCAGGCGCTGGACCCCCGTCTGCTGGAAACATCCAGAAACTGGAGATGGCCAAGAGGCTGGCGCTTAAGATCAACGCTCAGAAAAACCTGGGAGCCGAGGCTCAG GACGTGATGCAACAGGCCACGAACGCCATCCTGCGGGGCGGCACCATCATGACGCCCTCTGTGTCGGCCAAGACCATCGCGGAGCAGCTGGCAGAGAAGATCAATGCCAAGCTGAACTACACGCCtgtggagaagctggaggaggagcggcAGGCGGCTGAACAGGCAGAAACGGTCAAGAGATACGAAGAGGAGCTGGAAATCAACGACTTCCCTCAG ACGGCCAGGTGGAAGGTGACATCTAAAGAAGCTCTGCAGAGGATTGGTGAATACTCTGAAGCTGCCATCACCATCAGAGGAACCTATTTCCCTCCAGGCAAAGAGCCCAAGGAGGGAGAACGCAAGATCTATCTGGCTATTGAGA gtgcTAATGAGCTGGCTGTGCAGAAAGCCAAGACAGAGATTACTCGGTTAATCAAGGAAGAACTCATCAGATTA CAAAATTCCTACCAGCCGACGAGCAAAAGCCGATACAAAGTGCTGTAG